CATGGCCAAGACAACGAAGAAGGCTGCCAAAAAGACAGCACCCAAGACCAAGAAGGCGGCCCCCAAGAAGACCGCAGCGAAAAAGGCGCCCGCCAAAAAGGCACCTGCGAAGAAGGCAGCCAAGAAGAGCCCGGCTCCGGCCGGCGATCAGGCACTTATCCGCAAGCTCAAGAGCAACGCCGCCGCCGAGCGCAAGAAGCTCGGCCGCCTGGGCATCCTCATGGTCGGCGTCAACGGCGCCATTGCCACCACGGTTCGTGTGGGTATCGAGCTCTTCAAGAAGGGTCTCTATCCGGTTGACGAACGACAGGGCATGCTCGCCGAGACCGGCACCATCCGCGTCGGCGCCCGCGATACCTACACCAACATCAAGGACATCGTTCCCGTCGCTGATTTCAAGGACATGGTCGTGGGCGGCTGGGACATCAACAAGATGGACGCCTACCAGGCCGCGCGTTTCGCGAACGTGCTCGACCCCGCTCTCATCGACAAGGTGAAGAAAGAGCTCTCCGGCAAGAAGGCGATGCCCGGCTACTTCGACAAGGGCTACATCATGAATCTCGACGCAGAGATTCAGATCAAGGCCAAGACCAAGTGGGATGCGGCCAAGCAGATCATCAAGGACATTGAGAAGTTCAAGAAGGACAACCGCTGCGACCGTTGCGTCGTTCTTTATGTCGGTTCGACCGAGCGCTACCACGGTGAAGAGAAGGTCCACACCTCCATCGCCGAGTTCGAGAAGGGTCTCAAGTCCAACCACAAGGGCATCAGCCCGGGCATGATGTATGCCTACGCCGCGCTCACCACCGGCAGCGCCCATCACAACTTCTCGCCCTCGCTCTGCTGCGAGACCCCGGCGCTTCGTGAGCTTGCCCGCAAGAACGGCGTGCCCTTCTCCGGCAACGACGGCAAGACCGGCCAGACCTGGTTCAAGAGCGTCGTGATGCCCGGCTTCAAGGGCAAGGAACTCAACGTCCAGGGCTGGGCCTCCAACAACTGGATTGGCAACAAGGACGGTCTCGTCCTCGACGAGCCCGGCAGCTTCGAGACCAAGAAGCGCAGCAAGCAGAACCAGGCCGAGAACATTCTCGGCTACGGCATCGAGCAGCCCGTGCTCATCAGCTACTACAAGATCGCCGGTGACGAGAAACACGCGCTGGACCGCATCGATTTCCAGGGCTTCCTCGGTTACCACATGATCATCGACGTCTCCTTCTTCTGCCGCGATTCGATTCTGGCGGCGCCCATGGTCATCGACCTTGCGCGCTTCCTCGATTTCGCCAAGCGCCGCAACATGGCCGGCGTGCAGGAGTGGCTCTCGCTCTACTCCAAGAGCCCCGTGCCCGCGCCGGGCACCACGGTGGAGCACGACTTCTTCGTCCAGCGCGAGAAGTTCGAGAACACCATCCGTCACCTGGTGGGCGCGCCGCTCATCACCCACCTGGGGCAGGAACACTGGGCACGCGCGCAGGAAGCCTGACGCGCAACCACACATCGCATACAAAAGACGCGGGCCACATGGTCCGCGTCTTTTTTTTGTGCCTTCTTTTCCTGCGCTCCCTCAAGACTCTGTGGCAAAATGCCTTTTCAGCCTTGCCCCGCAGGGGGGTGGTCCGTAGAATCGGCGCTGAAAATGACGAGCGCGTCAGCGACGCGGGGAGGACGGGGAAGATGAAGCTGCGCCTGGAACCACAGGACGAGTACATGCATCCGCTCGAGGAAGCCAAGAACTTCAACGAGAGCATGTATTTCAATGTCTACGATTCACAAAGCAAGGTCGGCGGGTTCTTCCGCCTGGGCAACCGCGCCAACGAGGGCTACGCGGAGATGACCACGTGCCTCTACCTGCCCGACGGGCGGGTGGCCTTCATGTACCAGCGCCCCTCGATCAAGGACAACGATTCCTTTAATGCGGGCGGCATGAAATTCGAGGTGGTCGAGCCCTTCAAGGCGCTCAAGGTGAGCTACAAGGGCAAGGTCGTCACACTCGACAACCCGCTCGACATGGCCGAGCCGCGCAAGGCCTTCAAGGAAAACCCCTGGACCGACTGCGAGGTGACACTCGATTACTCGGGGCTCTCCCCGATGTACGGCGGCGAACCCGAGAGCGAAGCGGGCGAGCGCCTTGTTGAGCCCAACCCCGATGAGGGCGGCTTCGCCCGTGGCCACTACGAGCAGCACGTTGCCGCCAAAGGCACCATCAAGGTCGGTGACCAGAGCTGGGAGATCAGCGGCCACGGGCTGCGCGATCACAGTTGGGGCCCGCGCTTCTGGCAGAGCCCGTGGTGGTATCGCTGGCTCACCATCAACTTCGGCGACGATTTCGGCGGCATGGTTACCATCGTGACGAGCCGCGACGGCTCCCAGCGCATCGGCGGCATGATCTTCCAGGAAGGCCGCTACGACCTCATCAAGGAAGCCACGATCGAAACAACCTGGACCGGCGGCGACATGTACCACGAGGCGATGGTCGCCAGGGTGAAAACCGAAAAGGGCGAAGACTTCGAAATTACCGGCAAGGTGCTCAACCTGATTCCGCTGCGCAACCGGCGCAAGGATGAAAAGGGCGAAGACCTGATGACCCGCATTTCCGAAGGACTGACCGAGTTCCGCTGCCGCGACAAGGTCGGCTACGGGTGGTCGGAATACCTCGACCAGATCGTGGACAACCGCCCGGTGGGGGCCGCCTCTTGAGCAAGTTTTCCCCGGCTGAGCTCTCCGCGTTTCTTGAAGAAGCGGCGCGCGCGCATTTCGAGGGCGAGGTCATCATCGAAGACCTCAAGCCGCTCTCGGGCGGCGCCTCGCAGGAGATGTGGTCCTTCGTGGCCATTGTCGGCGGCGACCCGCGCCCGTGCATCCTGCGCCGCGACTCGGCGGCCAGCGCGCTGGGCATCTCGCGGGCGACCGAATACGAGCTCCTCTCGCTTGCCGACAAGGGCGGCGTGCCCGTGCCGCGCCCGCTTTTCTTCATGGGCAAGGAAGCCGGCGGCCCCGGCTACGTGATGGACCGGCTCGAAGGGCAGACGATTCCGCGCAAGATCCTGCGCGACGAAGAGTTCAAGCCCGCACTCCCGAAACTCGCCGCCCAGTGCGGCGAGGCGCTGGCGAAGATCCATGCGCTCGATGTCACGGGACTCGAAGGGCTCACCAGGGTGCCTGAGGGAAAGACCCCCGCCGCCCACGCGATTGCGATGCAGCGGCAGGTTTATGAGTCCCTCGGCGAAGCGCACCCCACGTTCGAGCTGGCGTTGCGCTGGCTTGAGCAGCACCAGCCCGAGGACTCGCGCCGCGCGCTCGTGCACGGCGACTTTCGCAACGGCAACCTGATGATCGATGGTAGCGGCCTCGTGGCCGTGCTCGACTGGGAGCTCGCGCACCTGGGCGATCCGATGGAGGATCTGGGCTGGCTGTGCGTGAAGAGCTGGCGCTTTGGCGTGAGTGACAAACCGGCTGGCGGCTTTGGTTCCTACGCCGAGCTCTTCGAGAGCTACGAGCAGCACGCGGGCGTGAAGGTCGATCCCTCGCTCGTGCGTTTCTGGGAAATCTACGGCAACCTCAAGTGGGGCGTGATCTGCATGCTGCAGGCCAGCTTCCACCTGCGCAAGCTGCGCCGCTCGGTCGAGCTGGCGGCCCTTGGCCGCCGCGTCTGCGAGATGGAATGGGACCTGCTCGAAATGCTGGAGAAGTAGCGCCGAAGGCGCGACTTTGTAGCCCTTCTCCCGCACTCGGGGGAAGGTGGCGCCAGAGGCGCCGGATGAGGGAAGCAGGTGCCGGCACGCAGCACCCCCTCAACCCGACTTCGCCAAGCCTGCATCGGGCAGCTCCCCCGTCAGCGGGGGAGCGCTAAAGGGAAGGATATTTTTCATGGCCCAGGACCGACCCACAGCCGACGAACTGCTCGAAGCCCTCGGAGAGTTTCTCGAAGAGAAAGTCTTCCCGAAGGTCGAGGGCGCCACGCAGTTTCACACCCGCGTTGCGATGAACGTCGTCAAAATCCTCCGCCGCGAACTGGCCGACGCCCCGGTCTTCGACGCCGCCGAACGGGGGCGCCTGCAACGGCTTCTCTTGAGTGACGAAGCCGACCTGACAAAGCTCAACGAAGCCCTCTGCAAGGAAATCCAGAGCGGGAGCTTCGACGAGCGCCGCTCCGAACTGATCGATCACCTCAAGGCCACCGTGCAGAACAAGCTGGAAATCGCGAATCCGAAATATCTTGGGGAATAAGGCTCAGGCCCCGCGCTCGCCCCAGACGCTCTTGCGTTCCTTGAGCAGGTCGTAGAGCAATTCCTGGATGGTCGCGCGGATGTCTTCCTTGATGCGGTTCACTTCGATCTCGTCGGAGGGATCGCCGCCGGAGACGTCGATGGGCTGGCCGTATTTGATGTACCACTTCGTGGGAAGCGGTACCAGGCCCAGCGGCCCGGTCCACGGCCAGGTGGGGGTGACGGGCAGGTAGGGCAGGCCCACGGCGCGCGCCGAAAGGCGCAGCTTGCCGATCATGGGCATGATCTCCTCGGCGCCGACCACGGCGACGGGGATGATGGGGGCGCCGGTCTCCATGGCGATGCGCACGAAGCCGCCGCGGCCAAAGCGCTGGAGCTGGTAGCGCTGGCGGTAGTACTTGCTGATTCCCTTTTCACCTTCGGGGAAAACGCACACGACTTCATTGCGGGCGAGCAGGCGCTCGGCGTTCTCGCGTGAGCCGCGAACCAGTCCCGCGCGTGCCAGCACGGGTGCCAGGAAGGGCACCGTCATGAAGAGGTCTTCCACCAGCGAGCGGGCGTGACGGTGCTGGGGGTGTTCCTTGCGCACCGCCGCCGAGATCATCAGCGCGTCGAAGGGAAGCGTGCCCGAGTGGTTGGCCACCAGCAGGGCGCGGCCCTTGTAGGGAACATTGTCGATGCCGATTGTCTCGACGCGCCAGTAGCGCTCATAGAGAAAATCAATGAAGCGGTCGAAGCGCTCAAGAAAGGCAGGGTCCATGCCGAAGTCGTCGACTTCGAGTGAACGGTTGGCCAGTGAGAATTGATTGAGTGCCTGCAGATAAAAGTCGGGTCGAACGAGCCGGCGCAGGCGGTTGACGCGATCGAGAATCGGGGAGAGCCCGCGGTAGCGAACCTTGGGTGCGTGCCACTCGCCCTTGCCGTGGGCGCGCCAGTCCTTCTTGCTCGCATCGAGGGAGCGGACCAGATCGCCGCGCACCATGGTGCGGTTGCCCCGGATGTCGGTGTAGTCGAAGAGTTCCAGGAGCTCATCCTTGAGCTCGTCGAGAAGGTCCTCGACCTCGGCACCGTCTTCGCGGGGCTGGCGGGAATTGGGCACTGGAGAGAGTCCTCGGTACTTACTGGGCGTCCGAAGAAGCAGCCGCCAGCTCGTCCTCGACCTTCTTCAGGTCTTTCTTGGCCTTCCTGAGGTCCTTGTCGCGCTTGTCGAGCTTGGCTTCGAGCTCGGCAATTCTGGTCTCCAGGGCCTCGGTATCGCCCGCCGCGCCAGTATCCTGCTTGAGCTTGCCCGACAGCTTGGTGATGCGGCTGTCGAGATCGGACATGGTCTTCGAGAGGGTCTTGATCTTCTCGAGGAGCTTGTCGAAGTGGGCCCGGTCGGGCAGGTTGAGCGCGCGCAGCACGCCCTGCATCTGGGTGTCGACCTGGTTGCGGGCGCCGGTGCTGAGCTCCAGCGCGCGGACCACGGACTCGGTAAAGCGCTCGTTCTGCAGCAGTTCGGCAGCAAACTGGGTGAGCTGCTTCTCGTTTCGTTCCATCACGTCGTCGAGGATTTCTTTGACGCCCATCGGATCAGTTCCCTCCGGTCAGAATCCGCGCGGCGGCCCACAATCGGGGCGGCGCGGGTGTTGGAGAAACATGGCCGCCGGGCCTGTCAGTGTCAAGAAAACCACCCAGCGCGGCCCCAGCGGCGCTTTGCGCGTTTGCAGGAGGCGGGGCAAGTGCCCTTGGCGGCGCGCCGCCGGGGCCTTATATTCGGGGCGCGCAGGATGGGGCTTTTGAGTCGGAACGCGCCCCGTCCCTTTTCAGCAGGAGATAAAAACGATGGCGAAATACGTCATTTTGCTCGGTGACGGCATGGCCGATCAGCCCGTTGCTGCCCTTGGCGGCAAAACGCCGCTCGAAGCGGCCAATACGCCCACCCTGGACAGGCTGGCCTCCCGCGGGGAGATCGGCATGGCCGATACCACCCCGCCGGGGCACGAACCCGGCTCGGACGTGAACAACATGGCGGTGCTCGGATACGGCGCCGAATACTACACCGGGCGCAGCCCGCTCGAAGCCGCTGCGATGGGCGTGGATCTGGGCAGCGACGAAGTCGCCTTCCGCTGCAACCTCGTCACGCTCGAGGGCGAGGGCCCCGACTCGGTCATGGCCGACTATTCGGCCGGCTCAATCACCACCGAGGAAGCCAGTGAGATCATCAAGACGCTCGACGAAAAACTCGGAAGCGAGAACCTGCGCTTTCATCCGGGCGTTTCCTACCGCCATCTAATGGTATTCCGCGGCGGCCCCGAGGATGTGAAGCTCACACCGCCCCACGACCTGTCCGACCAGAACATCAAGGACTACTACGCGCCGCACCCGCTGCTGCGCGAGATCACCGACAAGGCGCGCGAGATCCTCAAGGATCATCCGGTCAACAAGGCCCGCATTGCCGCGGGCAAGAACCCGGCCAGCTCCATCTGGCTGTGGGGACAGGGACGCGCCCCCAGCATGCCGAGCCTCAAGGAAAAGCGCGGGCTGACCGGCGCGATGATCAGCGCCGTGGACCTGCTCAAGGGAATCGGCATCTACGCCGACATGGAAGTGATCCACGTCGAAGGCGCCACCGGCGAGCTGCACACCAACTACGAGGGCAAGGTCGCTGCGGCGATCGATGCACTCAAGCGCCACGACCTGGTCTTCGTCCACCTCGAAGGTCCCGACGAGTGCGGCCACCAGGGCGCGGTCAACGATAAGGTCAAAGCCATCGAGTGGTTCGATGAGCGTGTTGTGAAGCCGGTGCTGGAGTATCTCGACTCCACCGGCGAGGAATGGCACGCGCTCATCTGCCCCGATCACCCCACGCCAGTGGAAACCAAGACCCATACCCGCGACCCGATCCCGTTTCTGATCGCCCGCTCCGGGGATGCCGAAAACGGCAGCACCCGCCGCTACACCGAGAAGGAAGCCGAGGACACGGGTCTCATGCTCGATACCGGCATCAAGCTGCTCCCGCGCCTGATGCAGAACTAGGTAGAATCCTTGCGCTGAAACGGAAGCGGGCATTCGAGCCGACCGGTG
This genomic stretch from Chrysiogenia bacterium harbors:
- a CDS encoding inositol-3-phosphate synthase; amino-acid sequence: MAKTTKKAAKKTAPKTKKAAPKKTAAKKAPAKKAPAKKAAKKSPAPAGDQALIRKLKSNAAAERKKLGRLGILMVGVNGAIATTVRVGIELFKKGLYPVDERQGMLAETGTIRVGARDTYTNIKDIVPVADFKDMVVGGWDINKMDAYQAARFANVLDPALIDKVKKELSGKKAMPGYFDKGYIMNLDAEIQIKAKTKWDAAKQIIKDIEKFKKDNRCDRCVVLYVGSTERYHGEEKVHTSIAEFEKGLKSNHKGISPGMMYAYAALTTGSAHHNFSPSLCCETPALRELARKNGVPFSGNDGKTGQTWFKSVVMPGFKGKELNVQGWASNNWIGNKDGLVLDEPGSFETKKRSKQNQAENILGYGIEQPVLISYYKIAGDEKHALDRIDFQGFLGYHMIIDVSFFCRDSILAAPMVIDLARFLDFAKRRNMAGVQEWLSLYSKSPVPAPGTTVEHDFFVQREKFENTIRHLVGAPLITHLGQEHWARAQEA
- a CDS encoding phosphotransferase family protein, with protein sequence MWSFVAIVGGDPRPCILRRDSAASALGISRATEYELLSLADKGGVPVPRPLFFMGKEAGGPGYVMDRLEGQTIPRKILRDEEFKPALPKLAAQCGEALAKIHALDVTGLEGLTRVPEGKTPAAHAIAMQRQVYESLGEAHPTFELALRWLEQHQPEDSRRALVHGDFRNGNLMIDGSGLVAVLDWELAHLGDPMEDLGWLCVKSWRFGVSDKPAGGFGSYAELFESYEQHAGVKVDPSLVRFWEIYGNLKWGVICMLQASFHLRKLRRSVELAALGRRVCEMEWDLLEMLEK
- a CDS encoding acyltransferase family protein → MPNSRQPREDGAEVEDLLDELKDELLELFDYTDIRGNRTMVRGDLVRSLDASKKDWRAHGKGEWHAPKVRYRGLSPILDRVNRLRRLVRPDFYLQALNQFSLANRSLEVDDFGMDPAFLERFDRFIDFLYERYWRVETIGIDNVPYKGRALLVANHSGTLPFDALMISAAVRKEHPQHRHARSLVEDLFMTVPFLAPVLARAGLVRGSRENAERLLARNEVVCVFPEGEKGISKYYRQRYQLQRFGRGGFVRIAMETGAPIIPVAVVGAEEIMPMIGKLRLSARAVGLPYLPVTPTWPWTGPLGLVPLPTKWYIKYGQPIDVSGGDPSDEIEVNRIKEDIRATIQELLYDLLKERKSVWGERGA
- a CDS encoding cofactor-independent phosphoglycerate mutase; translation: MAKYVILLGDGMADQPVAALGGKTPLEAANTPTLDRLASRGEIGMADTTPPGHEPGSDVNNMAVLGYGAEYYTGRSPLEAAAMGVDLGSDEVAFRCNLVTLEGEGPDSVMADYSAGSITTEEASEIIKTLDEKLGSENLRFHPGVSYRHLMVFRGGPEDVKLTPPHDLSDQNIKDYYAPHPLLREITDKAREILKDHPVNKARIAAGKNPASSIWLWGQGRAPSMPSLKEKRGLTGAMISAVDLLKGIGIYADMEVIHVEGATGELHTNYEGKVAAAIDALKRHDLVFVHLEGPDECGHQGAVNDKVKAIEWFDERVVKPVLEYLDSTGEEWHALICPDHPTPVETKTHTRDPIPFLIARSGDAENGSTRRYTEKEAEDTGLMLDTGIKLLPRLMQN